From one Brachypodium distachyon strain Bd21 chromosome 4, Brachypodium_distachyon_v3.0, whole genome shotgun sequence genomic stretch:
- the LOC100843508 gene encoding RHOMBOID-like protein 10, chloroplastic — protein MASWLLLPSFPWPPPPPPGSSSGRGGGGGGGDGEDWKPNVVAAVAGVQLGRALRRRLAGLLLRSPEVRHVDVLPRIGEIWFGGSHPIETNQVFGSLGNVFSASFVCSSALFGGNRSNGRYIGNGNLQPSRPRGINSKKRLWTNVLLAVNILAYIAQVATQGKLLMWGAKVNSLIDRGEFWRLATSSLLHGNLTHLAFNCFSLNSIGPTVELVTGPRRFLAVYFTSALAGSLMSYCCCQSPSVGASGAIFGLVGSYAVYTWRHKKLLGRGKESLEHIARVVILNMGMGLLSRGIDNWGHLGGLLGGVATAWFIGPDWQYQYVAKDGRVVFKDRAPIHRLINSTRSR, from the exons ATGGCGTCCTGGCTGCTGCTCCCCTCTTTTCCATGGCCTCCACCACCCCcccccggctcctcctctggccgcggcggcgggggaggcggcggtgacggcgaAGATTGGAAGCCGAACGTCGTCGCagccgtcgccggcgtccaACTCGGCCGTGccctccgccgtcgcctcgccggcctcctcctccgctcgccg GAGGTGCGACATGTTGATGTCTTGCCCAGAATAGGCGAAATTTGGTTTGGAGGATCACACCCAATTGAGACAAACCAGGTTTTTGGGTCGCTGGGGAATGTGTTCTCTGCATCGTTTGTTTGCAGTTCTGCTCTGTTCGGTGGGAACAGATCAAACGGGAGATACATCGGTAATGGAAATTTGCAACCTAGCCGGCCTCGTGGAATCAATTCGAAGAAGAGGCTGTGGACCAATGTTCTTCTTGCAGTTAATATCCT GGCTTATATCGCTCAGGTAGCAACACAAGGAAAGCTTCTTATGTGGGGAGCAAAG GTCAACAGCCTGATTGATAGAGGGGAATTCTGGCGTTTGGCTACATCGTCTCTTCTTCATGGAAATCTTACCCATCTTGCT TtcaattgtttttctttgaatTCGATCGGACCGACGGTGGAACTTGTTACTGGTCCTAGAAGATTTCTTGCTGTCTATTTCACTTCTGCGCTGGCAG GTTCACTAATGAGTTACTGTTGTTGCCAATCACCTTCTGTTGGTGCATCAGGGGCCATTTTCGGATTG GTTGGTTCCTATGCTGTTTATACATGGAGGCACAAGAAGCTTTTGGGACGTGGAAAGGAAAGTTTAGAGCATATCGCACGTGTGGTTATCTTAAATATG GGTATGGGTCTCCTTTCAAGGGGCATTGACAACTGGGGTCAT TTAGGAGGCTTGCTTGGGGGAGTGGCTACGGCATGGTTTATTGGCCCAGATTGGCAATATCAGTACGTAGCAAAAGATGGAAGAGTGGTGTTCAAAGACAGGGCGCCTATTCACAGGCTAATAAACAGTACAAGATCACGGTAG
- the LOC100842696 gene encoding junctophilin-4 translates to MDGHGGGGGGGGAAGGKLTRTPSSLLRSPTVRNCSSFQAVVVEDPEPDDKKSQAAAQGKTLHPHLRPGGSPHPLLILALPLVLLLLLLLLRDDRHIVLLAAAATAALAAAAAAARLLRGRLRMRRSSASGSVQWFIGDEDDKPQGRDGKGKGGGAAHGRVVREGVEFYSNGDCYEGEFHKGRCNGSGVYNFFGKGKYEGDWVDGKYDGYGIESWARGSRYRGQYRQGLRHGHGVYRFYSGDCYAGEWAGGQSHGIGAQTCSDGSSYVGEFKCGVKHGLGSYHFRNGDRYAGEYFGDKIHGFGVYSFANGHCYEGSWHEGKKQGFGMYTFRNGDKRSGDWDFGTLKSPLPPTDPSVERAVQAAQRAAENAFHLPRVDEQVHKVVMAANRAATAARVAAIKAVQNRMDGKFCDTYV, encoded by the exons aTGGACGGCCAcggagggggaggcggcggcggcggcgccgcaggAGGCAAGCTGACGCGGACCCCGTCTTCGCTGCTGCGGTCCCCCACTGTGCGCAACTGCTCGTCCTTCCAGGCGGTGGTGGTCGAGGACCCGGAGCCCGACGACAAGAAgtcgcaggcggcggcgcagggcaAGACCCTGCACCCGCACCTCCGCCCCGGCGGCTCGCCCCACCCGCTCCTCATCCTGGCCCTCCCGCTCgtcctgctcctcctgctgctcctcctccgcgacgACCGCCACATCGTCCtcctcgcggccgccgccaccgccgcgctcgccgcggcggccgcggccgcgcgaCTCCTCCGCGGGCGCCTGCGGATGCGCCGCTCCTCGGCGTCCGGGTCCGTGCAGTGGTTCAtcggcgacgaggatgacAAGCCGCAGGGTCGGGACGGCAAGGggaaaggcggcggcgccgcgcacGGCCGCGTCGTGCGGGAGGGCGTGGAGTTCTACAGCAATGGGGACTGCTACGAGGGGGAGTTCCACAAGGGCCGCTGCAACGGCAGCGGCGTCTACAACTTCTTCGGCAAGGGGAAATACGAAGGGGACTGGGTGGATGGCAAGTACGACGGCTACGGCATCGAGAGCTGGGCGCGCGGCAGCCGGTACCGCGGCCAGTACCGCCAGGGCCTACGCCATGGGCACGGGGTCTACCGCTTCTACAGCGGCGACTGCTACGCCGGCGAGTGGGCCGGTGGCCAGAGCCATGGCATCGGTGCGCAGACCTGCTCCGACGGGAGCTCCTACGTAGGAGAGTTCAAGTGCGGCGTCAAGCACGGCCTCGGCAGCTACCATTTCCG AAATGGTGATCGGTATGCTGGGGAGTACTTTGGGGACAAGATCCATGGGTTTGGTGTCTATAGCTTTGCCAATGGCCATTGTTACGAAGGCTCTTGGCATGAAGGCAAGAAGCAAGGATTTGGGATGTACACATTCCGGAATGGTGATAAGCGATCGGGGGACTGGGATTTTGGGACACTCAAGAGCCCCCTTCCTCCAACTGACCCTTCTGTTGAGCGTGCCGTGCAG GCTGCACAACGGGCTGCGGAGAATGCCTTTCACCTGCCGAGAGTAGACGAACAGGTGCACAAGGTGGTCATGGCTGCAAACAGGGCAGCCACTGCTGCTCGAGTGGCGGCAATCAAGGCAGTCCAGAACAGGATGGACGGGAAATTCTGTGATACCTATGTGTGA
- the LOC100844121 gene encoding F-box protein At1g10780, with amino-acid sequence MECDGMNSVPEGVLQHILSTLNNARDVAACACVCRSWRDCVPFLQALFFSRNAFDASAVGADEAIGRMVAAATRLRELTIYCRFSIGSLPAWLATRSDSLRVLELRMDAAADKPADGGLGCIPLATGLEELRLWGVSLMTAPAWGRLERLRVLEIVGSSLQDSAVTDALAACPYLTDLSLLGCDCSGEVSIELSLLQRCRLDFLAGGNCSLSLSAPRVESLEVQGFSWITLQGGHSLRRLSIAKSMGRVYKVSTGKLPDLEYLSMRGVQWSWAAISSVLQCASEVKHLVMKIEFSGDFDVLQPFPEVDLVEFFNCHTKLRKFEIHGAMFAALCQKNSLKNLDSRFYIPSLEEVLITVRSPLNAEQKLNTLESLMKYSVKLRSMVIRISQMKNCHDVADDFFEEICKFKHINYKKVRIE; translated from the exons ATGGAGTGCGACGGCATGAACTCCGTCCCCGAGGGCGTCCTGCAGCACATCCTGTCGACGCTCAACAACGCCCGCGACGTGGCGGCGTGTGCCTGCGTCTGCCGCAGCTGGCGGGATTGCGTCCCCTTCCTCCAGGCGCTCTTCTTCTCGCGGAACGCCTTCGACGCGTCCGCTGTGGGCGCGGATGAGGCCATCGGCCGGATGGTGGCCGCTGCCACGCGGCTCAGGGAGCTGACCATCTACTGCCGCTTCTCCATCGGTAGCCTCCCCGCCTGGCTCGCCACGCGGAGCGACTCGCTTCGGGTGCTCGAGTTGCGGATGGACGCGGCGGCCGACAagccggcggacggcggcctTGGTTGTATCCCCCTGGCGACGGGCCTAGAGGAGCTGAGGCTCTGGGGCGTCTCGCTGATGACCGCGCCGGCATGGGGGCGGCTGGAGCGACTCCGCGTGCTGGAGATCGTTGGCTCGTCGCTGCAGGATAGCGCGGTCACGGACGCCCTCGCCGCGTGCCCCTACCTCACCGACCTATCGTTGCTTGGCTGCGACTGCTCTGGCGAGGTATCCATCGAGCTATCCCTGCTCCAGCGCTGCCGGCTCGATTTCCTTGCCGGCGGCAACTGCTCGCTCTCGCTCTCCGCGCCCCGCGTTGAGTCCCTAGAAGTCCAGGGTTTCTCCTGGATCACACTGCAGGGTGGCCACAGCCTCCGTCGTCTCTCGATCGCCAAGAGCATGG GGAGGGTGTATAAGGTGTCCACTGGGAAGCTCCCAGATCTGGAATACCTTTCTATGCGTGGCGTCCAGTGGAGCTGGGCTGCCATCAGCTCGGTGCTGCAGTGTGCGAGCGAGGTGAAGCACCTGGTTATGAAAATTGAGTTCAGCGGTGACTTTGATGTGCTCCAGCCGTTCCCAGAGGTTGATTTGGTCGAGTTCTTCAACTGCCACACCAAGCTCCGCAAGTTTGAGATTCATGGTGCTATGTTTGCTGCACTATGCCAGAAAAATAGCCTGAAAAAC TTGGATTCAAGATTCTACATCCCTTCCTTGGAAGAAGTTTTGATCACTGTCAGGTCGCCTCTCAATGCTGAACAGAAGCTGAACACTCTTGAATCCCTTATGAAGTACAGTGTCAAGCTGCGGTCAATGGTCATCAGAATCTCCCAGATGAAGAATTGCCATGATGTTGCTGATGATTTCTTTGAGGAGATATGTAAGTTCAAGCACATAAACTACAAGAAAGTGCGTATTGAGTAA
- the LOC100843816 gene encoding formin-B, with product MGKPVDVELGGAGGLAIAGGGGGGGWRGVAGAIGRSVSFRCVFVLMLAAGVLVSALFLLVPSRPGGYLSDDPDVLAAEIQVGFTLEKPVPFLAAHMDRIGRDIFEEIGVPNSKVSIVSLHSLASKYSTRVVFGVLPYPKDAPISLPALSVLRSSLIEMMLQQLNLTLTPSLFGHPSSIELLRFPGGITVVPVQSGSIWASTDPLFNFVLNNSIYQILGNLMELKDQLKLGLNLRSDERIYLQFRNEIGSSVEAPATIEASVLDGSSILLPYRLKQLAQLIKEPDSGNLGLNHSVFGKVKGVQLSSYLQHSISDLSPTPSPSPSPSSSPSPSASLPPSLSPSGGVPYPASPTSSLPPRASPPSANRHPCFGCSHCNRFPPAGSSMVKPPCFGRDPKPPPSAIPPPPVHEPHIPPAFPPIPGHVDPPRPLPSPNNVPNVAPGPTYQMMPIRAPSVPNFRHPMPPQKKRSSRTTKSPPIAPSPYSLLHS from the exons ATGGGAAAGCCCGTCGATgtcgagctcggcggcgcgggaggcctcgcgatcgccggcggcggaggaggaggagggtggcGGGGAGTGGCCGGCGCGATCGGCCGGTCCGTCTCGTTCCGGTGCGTTTTCGTGCTCATGCTCGCTGCGGGGGTCCTCGTCTCggcgctgttcctcctcgtgcCCTCCCGCCCCGGGGGGTATCTCTCCGACGACCCCGACGTGCTTGCCG CTGAAATCCAGGTTGGTTTCACGTTGGAAAAGCCAGTGCCATTCCTCGCTGCCCACATGGATAGAATAGGGCGCGATATATTTGAAGAGATTGGTGTACCTAATAGCAAG GTTTCCATTGTTTCGTTGCACTCTTTAGCTTCTAAGTACTCTACGCGTGTGGTTTTTGGCGTTCTTCCTTATCCAAAAGATGCTCCAATAAGTTTGCCGGCCCTTAGTGTACTGAGATCATCCTTAATAGAGATGATGTTGCAGCAGCTGAATCTAACCTTGACACCATCACTTTTTGGGCATCCATCTTCCATCGAGCTGTTGAGATTCCCTGGAGGAATTACTGTTGTTCCTGTGCAATCTGGTTCTATATGGGCAAGCACAGACCCACTCTTCAACTTTGTGCTGAACAACTCCATTTATCAGATCTTGGGTAATCTTATGGAGCTAAAAGATCAGTTGAAACTTGGATTGAACTTGAGATCTGACGAG AGAATATATTTGCAGTTCAGGAATGAGATTGGTTCTTCAGTTGAAGCCCCAGCAACTATTGAGGCATCGGTGTTAGACGGGAGTAGCATTCTCTTACCATATAGATTGAAGCAACTAGCCCAGCTAATCAAAGAACCCGATTCAGGGAACCTTGGACTTAATCACTCTGTATTTGGTAAAGTAAAAGGAGTTCAGCTGTCATCATACCTACAACACTCGATCTCTGATTTATCTCCTACTCCGTCTCCCTCACCATCTCCGTCCTCGTCTCCATCACCTTCAGCAAGTTTACCACCATCTTTGTCGCCATCTGGGGGCGTCCCCTACCCTGCATCACCAACTTCAAGTCTCCCTCCTCGCGCTTCGCCCCCTTCAGCAAATAGACACCCTTGCTTTGGATGTTCACATTGTAACCGCTTTCCTCCAGCTGGCAGTTCAATGGTAAAACCACCATGCTTTGGTAGAGACCCTAAGCCGCCTCCATCTGCCATTCCACCCCCTCCAGTTCATGAACCACACATTCCTCCAGCATTTCCACCCATTCCTGGTCATGTAGATCCTCCCCGTCCCTTGCCATCTCCCAATAATGTACCAAATGTGGCCCCTGGACCAACTTATCAAATGATGCCAATACGTGCACCCTCAGTCCCTAATTTTCGACACCCAATGCCTCCACAGAAGAAACGAAGTAGCAGAACAACCAAGTCTCCACCAATCGCTCCATCTCCATACT CTCTCCTCCATTCCTGA